A genomic segment from Malus domestica chromosome 05, GDT2T_hap1 encodes:
- the LOC103443895 gene encoding G-type lectin S-receptor-like serine/threonine-protein kinase At1g34300: MALQTHISLSHLLLIAFLLSAAVSAASAATTISPGSSLSAANPNTAWSSPNDTFSLGFISSDPPTSPPSYVAAISYSGGVPVWSTGAGKVVDSGGTLQFLQSGTLRLVNGSGATLWDSNTTSRGVSSAEIDDSGNLVLRNGTVTVWSSFDNPTDSIVPGQNFTVSKVLRSGLYSFKLVKNGNLTLLWNDINVYWNQGLNSSVNTNLSSPTLGLRSIGILSISDPQLSTDAIVAYSSDYAEAGDILRFLKLGSDGNLRIYSSTRGSGTVTERWAAVTDQCEVFGYCGDMGVCSYNDSDPVCGCMSLNFELVDPKDSRKGCKRKMEIKDCPQSVTMLDLEHTRFLTYPPETESQIFFAGISACRLNCLGSSACDASTSLSDGTGLCYSKTPGFLSGYHSPAMSSSSYIKVCGPVVPNPSSSLGTAGNKKDWKLRAWIVVVVVIATLFGLMAFEGGLWWWFCRNSRSFGGLSAQYALLEYASGAPVQFSYKELQRSTKGFKEKLGAGGFGTVYKGILANRTVVAVKQLEGIEQGEKQFRMEVATISSTHHLNLVRLIGFCSEGRHRLLVYEFMKNGSLDSFLFATEEQSGKLLNWESRFNVALGTARGITYLHEECRDCIVHCDIKPENILLDENYNAKVSDFGLAKLVNPKDHRYRTLTSVRGTRGYLAPEWLANLPITSKSDVYSYGMVLLEIVSGRRNFEVSEATNRKKLSLWAFEEFEKGNIKGIVDRRLVDQDVDMDQVKRAIQVTFWCIQEQPSHRPMMGKVVQMLEGITEIENPPDPRAVIEGSASGTSMTVSGNISPLSTAADSAPAPSSFSSFQISGVSPLTSGRNTEKATASLIQSGPN; encoded by the coding sequence ATGGCGCTCCAAACCCACATCAGTCTTTCACACCTTCTCTTGATCGCCTTTCTCCTCTCCGCCGCCGTTTCCGCCGCTTCCGCCGCCACTACAATCTCACCAGGCTCATCTCTCTCCGCCGCCAACCCAAACACCGCCTGGTCCTCCCCAAACGACACCTTCTCCCTCGGCTTCATCTCCTCCGACCCCCCCACTTCACCGCCTTCTTACGTCGCCGCCATCTCCTACTCCGGCGGCGTCCCCGTCTGGTCCACTGGTGCAGGAAAAGTAGTTGACTCCGGTGGAACCCTCCAGTTCCTCCAATCCGGCACCCTTCGCCTCGTCAACGGCTCCGGTGCCACTCTCTGGGACTCCAACACCACCAGCCGCGGCGTCTCTTCGGCTGAGATTGACGATTCGGGCAACTTGGTACTCCGAAACGGCACTGTTACGGTCTGGTCCAGCTTCGACAACCCCACTGATTCGATCGTCCCCGGGCAGAACTTCACTGTGAGTAAGGTTTTGCGATCTGGGTTGTACTCGTTTAAGCTTGTGAAAAACGGGAACCTTACACTTTTGTGGAATGATATTAATGTGTATTGGAATCAGGGATTGAATTCTTCTGTTAATACGAATTTGAGTTCGCCTACTCTAGGATTGCGGTCAATTGGTATTCTGTCAATTTCTGATCCACAATTGTCCACTGATGCTATTGTTGCTTATAGTAGTGATTATGCCGAAGCGGGTGATATTTTGCGGTTTTTGAAGTTGGGGAGTGATGGGAATCTGAGGATTTATAGCTCTACTAGAGGTAGTGGGACTGTAACAGAGAGATGGGCAGCTGTTACTGATCAGTGTGAGGTTTTCGGGTATTGTGGGGACATGGGAGTTTGTAGTTATAACGATTCTGATCCGGTATGCGGATGTATGTCTCTTAATTTTGAGCTTGTTGATCCCAAGGATAGCAGGAAAGGGTGTAAGAGGAAGATGGAGATTAAGGATTGTCCTCAGAGTGTGACTATGTTGGACTTGGAACATACTCGGTTCTTGACGTACCCTCCTGAGACAGAGTCGCAGATTTTCTTTGCGGGAATATCGGCTTGCAGGTTGAATTGTCTTGGAAGTAGTGCTTGTGATGCTTCAACGTCTTTGTCTGATGGCACCGGGCTATGTTACTCCAAGACACCAGGTTTTCTGAGCGGGTATCACAGTCCAGCTATGTCCAGTAGTTCATATATCAAGGTATGTGGACCAGTGGTTCCAAATCCATCATCATCACTGGGGACTGCTGGCAACAAAAAAGATTGGAAGTTGCGTGCTTGGATAGTGGTTGTTGTAGTTATTGCCACCCTCTTTGGTTTGATGGCATTTGAAGGTGGTTTGTGGTGGTGGTTTTGCAGAAACAGTCGCAGCTTTGGTGGATTGTCTGCTCAATATGCGCTTCTTGAGTATGCTTCTGGTGCACCGGTTCAGTTCTCGTATAAGGAGCTCCAACGCTCAACGAAGGGATTCAAGGAGAAGCTTGGGGCAGGAGGATTTGGGACTGTTTATAAAGGCATTCTTGCTAATAGAACTGTTGTTGCAGTTAAGCAACTTGAGGGGATTGAGCAAGGGGAGAAACAGTTCAGGATGGAGGTTGCAACAATTAGTAGCACACACCATTTGAATCTGGTGAGGCTGATTGGTTTTTGCTCTGAGGGGCGCCATAGGCTTCTGGTATATGAGTTCATGAAAAATGGGTCCCTTGATAGTTTCCTTTTTGCAACAGAAGAGCAATCAGGAAAGTTGTTGAATTGGGAGTCTCGGTTCAACGTTGCCCTCGGCACTGCAAGGGGGATCACATACCTTCATGAGGAGTGCCGAGACTGCATTGTGCATTGTGATATAAAACCGGAGAACATTCTGTTAGATGAGAATTACAATGCCAAAGTGTCAGATTTTGGCCTCGCAAAGCTCGTTAATCCAAAGGACCATAGGTATCGAACCTTGACAAGTGTTAGAGGAACTAGAGGGTATTTGGCACCAGAATGGCTAGCAAATCTTCCAATAACTTCCAAATCTGATGTTTACAGTTACGGTATGGTTTTGCTAGAGATAGTGAGTGGGAGAAGGAATTTTGAAGTTTCTGAGGCGACAAATAGGAAGAAGTTGTCCTTATGGGCTTTTGAGGAATTTGAGAAGGGTAACATCAAGGGAATTGTCGATAGAAGGTTAGTCGACCAAGATGTTGATATGGATCAAGTGAAGAGAGCAATTCAGGTAACCTTCTGGTGCATACAGGAACAACCATCTCACAGGCCAATGATGGGAAAGGTTGTGCAGATGCTGGAAGGAATTACAGAAATTGAAAACCCCCCAGACCCAAGGGCTGTCATCGAAGGGTCTGCCAGTGGAACCAGCATGACTGTGAGCGGTAATATCAGCCCTTTATCCACTGCCGCAGACTCAGCCCCAGCTCCCTCCTCATTTTCATCGTTCCAAATTTCGGGAGTATCGCCTCTAACATCAGGGAGGAATACGGAGAAGGCAACTGCATCCCTTATACAGTCCGGCCCAAATTGA